Genomic segment of Streptomyces longhuiensis:
CCCGGCACGAGCCCGCCCCCGACGCATCATTTACGGCCGCGACGGTCACTCCACAGGACAATTCCGCCTGATTTTGAACGATGTGTGCCGGGGGTCGACCATGGGACGTCGCCCGGCGATCCCGGTCGGCGCCCGCACGAGAGAGGCGCAGCACCCCATGCCCCACACCGGAACCGTGACGAAGCCGGCTCCGGCCCCGCAGCACGAAGAGCTCCCCAGCAAGCACGCCCGCCGCTTCGGGCTCCCCGTCGCCACCGCCCTCGTGATGGGCAACATCATCGGCGGCGGCATCTTCCTGCTCCCGGCCTCCGTCGCCCCCTACGGCACCATCAGCCTCGTCGCGTTCGGTGTGCTGACCGTCGGGGCCATCGCGCTCGCGCTCGTCTTCGGCCGCCTGGCCCGCCGCCACCCCCAGACCGGCGGACCGTACGTCTACGCGCGCGAGGCGTTCGGCGACTTCGCCGGATTCCTGGCCTCCTGGTCGTACTGGATCACCACCTGGGTGTCGAACGCGGCCCTCGCCGTGGCCGCCGTCGGCTACCTCGACGTGCTCCTGCCGATCCACGGCTCCAGGCTCTGGACCATCGTCGCCGCGCTCACCGTCCAGTGGCTGCCCGCCCTCGCCAACCTCGCGGGCACCCGCTACGTCGGCGCGGTGCAGCTCGTGTCGACGGTCCTGAAGTTCGCGCCGCTGCTCCTCGTCGCCGTCGGCGGCCTGTTCTTCTTCCACGCCGACAACCTCGGACCGTTCCGGGCCGGCGGCGACTCCTCGCTGGGTGCCGTCTCCGCGTCCGCCGCGATCCTCCTCTTCAGCTACCTCGGCGTCGAGTCCGCCTCGGTCAGCGCCGGCGAGGTCCGCGACCCCGAGCGCAACGTGGGCCGCGCCACCGTCCTCGGCACGGGCCTCGCCGCCCTCCTCTACCTGCTGTGCACGGTCGCCGTGTTCGGGACCGTCGCCCACGACCGGCTCGTCGACTCCAGCGCGCCTCTCTCCGACTCCGTCAACGCCATGTTCGGCGGCACCTGGGGCGGCACCGCCGTGGCGATCGCCGCGATCGTCTCCATGCTCGGCGCCCTGAACGGCTGGACGCTCCTGAGCGCCCAGACCCCGTACGCCGCCGCCAAGGACGGCCTGTTCCCCGCGGTGTTCACCAAGAAGAAGCGCGGCACCCCGACCGTCGGCGTCCTCGTCGCCGTCATCCTCGCCTCGCTCCTGACGGTCTACAACTACACGGCGGGCTCGGCCGGGGTCTTCGAGACCCTCGTCCTGGTCACCACGTTCACCGCGACCGTCCCCTACCTGCTCGCGACCGCCGCCCAGATCTACTTCCTGCTGTCCGGGCAGGGCCACCGCGTCAGCGGCCCGCGCCTGGCCCGCGACATGGTGCTCGCCCTCGCCGCGTTCGGCTTCTCCCTGTGGCTGGTCGGCGGCGCCGGATACGCGGCCGTGTACCAGGGCGTCCTGTTCCTCTTCGCCGGAGTCCTCGTCTACGCGTGGATGGCGGCCCGCAAGAAGCGCGTCGCCGGGGACACCACCGACTGATCCGTGCCCCGTGCGCATTCCGGCCATAAGCGGTCCGGGTGTGGTCGGATGGTGCCCAACGCCCCAACCGGCACCCGACTGAAGGGAATCACCGTGGCTACCACGCGCTCCGCGCACACCGTGTGGGAAGGCGATCTGCTCAAGGGGAGCGGCGTCGTCACCTTCGACTCGTCCGGCATCGGCCGGCAGGCCGTGTCCTGGCCCTCCCGCGCCGAGCAGGCCAACGGCAAGACCAGCCCGGAGGAGCTGATCGCCGCCGCGCACTCCAGCTGCTTCTCGATGGCCCTGTCCAACGGCCTGACGACCGGCGGCAACCCGCCCACCAAGCTCGTCACGTCCGCGGACGTCACGTTCCAGCCGGGTGAGGGCATCACCGGCATCCACCTCACGGTGGAGGGCACGGTGCCCGGGCTCGACGAGGCCGGATTCGCCGCGGCGGCCGAGGACGCCAAGAAGAACTGCCCGGTGAGCCAGGCGCTCACCGGCACCACGATCACCCTCACGGCAAAGCTCGTCTGAGGGCGCACACGCAGCCTTCATGTGCCGCGGTCCCGTGACGACGGGGCCGCGGCACTGCTGTCGTCAGGCGTCGGCGGTCACCACATCTCGCGGTCACCACGCGTCGCGGTCACCACACGTCGGCCGTCGCCACACGTCATGTGTCAGAGCGCGTCGCGCTCCTTCCGCAGCAGCTCCACCGTGCGCTCCGCGGACGCCGCCTGCGCCGCGATGTGGTCGAGCACCTCCAGATGCGTGCCCACCTCGGCCCGGCCGTCCAGATAGAGCGCGCCCGTGACGTACTCGCTGAAGACCATGTCGGGCAGCTCGCGCACCGGGAACCGGAACAGCGTGAACGGGCCGAACGTCCCCGGGTGCGGGCCCGCCGCGAACTCGGCTATCTGGAGCGTCACTTGAGGCATCTCGGCCGCCTCGATGAGCCGGTCGAGCTGCTTGCGCAGCACCTTGGGGCCGCCCGGCGGCCGGCGCAGCACCGTCTCGTCCATCACGACCCACAGATGAGGCGCGTCCTCACGGGTCAGCAGTGCCTGCCGGGCCATCCGCAGCGTCACATGGCGTTCGAGGTCACCGGGCTGCGTGCGGCCGACGGTGCCCGCGTCCAGGACGGCCCGCGCGTACTCCTCCGTCTGCAGCAGCCCCGGCACGAAGTGCGGCTCGTACGACCTGATGAGCCCGGCCGCGCTCTCCAGGCTCACGTACAGGCTGAACCAGTCGGGCAGGATGTCGTGGAACCGCTGCCACCAGCCCGGCAGATTCGCCTCCTCGGCGAGCCCGACGAAGGCCTCGGCCTCCGGCTCCGGCACCCCGTACAGCTCCAGGAGCATCTGCACGTACGGGATCTTGAGGGCGACCTCCGCGGTCTCCATGCGGCGTATCGTCGCGCCGGTGACGCGCAGCGCGCGGGCGGCCTCGTCGCGATTGAGTCCGGCCGACTCCCGCAGCTCCCGCAGGCGTCTGCCCAGAACCACCTGACCCACGGTCGGCGCGGGCCGCCGTTCACTCACGTCACGTCTCCCCACGTGCCGGGCGGCGAGCGGATTCGGGAGCCGGTGCGCTCCCAGCCGCGGCACTGCGCGCACTGAACATGTGCGCGAGCCGCGTGAACGGTACCAGTGCGATCAATGGCCTGCCCACTACCGTGCAGTTCCGGCCGGGAGCCTCCCCGACTACGGCGTCAGCGACCGCAGATACTTCACCGTCGCCGGGTCGGCGGGCAGAAACGTCTCGATCGCCAGCTCGGCCACCGTCACGTCCATCGGGGTGTTGAACGTCGAGATCGACGACACGAACGACAGGACCTGCCCGTCGTGCTCGATCACCATCGGCAGCGCGAAGTACGGCACCGCCCCGCCGCTCTCCCCGTGGTTGTCGCCCCCGTCCCTGTCTCTGTCCGCCACCGGATACGCCTTGACCTCGTCGTACACCGCGCGCAGCGCCTCCGAGCGGTCCAGCGCGATCTGCCGCTCCATCTGCGCCAGGAGATGCCCCCGCCACTCGCGCAGGTTCCGGATCCGTGGCGCGAGGCCCTCGGGGTGCAGGGTGAGCCGCATCGCGTTGAGGGGCGGGGTCAGCAGCGACTCGGGAATCCCCTCCATCAGCATCGCGATGCCCCGATTGGCGGCGACCACCGTGTACGTCGCGTCGACGACCAGCGCCGGATACGGCTCGTAGCCGTGCAGGAGCCGGTCCAGGCCCTCCCGCAGCGCTCCCATCGACGGGTCGTCGAGCGGGGTCTCCGCGAAGCGCGGTGCGTAACCCGCCGCGAGCAGCAGTGCGTTGCGCTCCCGCACCGGCACGTCCAGGTGCTCCGCGAGCCGCAGGACGAGCTCCTCGCTCGGCCGCGACCTGCCCGTCTCCACGAAGCTGAGATGCCGGGCGGACGAATCGGCGCGCAGGGCGAGCTCGAGCTGGCTCACCCGCCGCCGTTCCCGCCACTCCCGCAGCAGAGGACCGATTCCGGACTGGCGAGCACGCGTGGCAGTCGACATGCCACGACCGTAGCCGAGGGGCGCGCGGCGCCATCCCTGTGGGACGCTGGATCTCCTCGCACATCACAGGGAAAGGACCTGGTCATGCCCGTGGAGCCGCTGTCCCAGAAGGAGATCGAGGACCGTCTCGCCGAGCTGCCCGGATGGAGCGTGGCCGATGACAGTCTCACCCGCACCTACCGCCTGGCCAACCACTTCGCGGCCACCGCCCTCGTCGTGCACATCGCGCAGATCCAGGACGAGCTCGACCACCACTCCGACCTGACCCTCGGCTACAACACGGTCGAATTCTCCGTCAACACCCACAGCGTGGGCGGCCTCCTCACCCACCTCGACTTCGGCCTCGCCCAGCGCGTCCAGGAGATCGCCCCCACCCACGGCGCGAGCTGAACGCCGGTGCTGGACTACGACAAGGAAGCCGCGGTCTACGACGCGACGCGCGGCGGCATACCCCGCGCCCGGTCCGCCGCCGAGGCGGTGCTCGGCCTCGTGCCGCCCACCGCCCGCACCCTCCTCGACCTGGCCTGCGGCACCGGACTCGTCACCATGCGGCTCACCCGGCCGGGCCTGCGCCCCGTCGGCATCGATCTCGCCCCGGGCATGCTGCGGGCCGCGGCGCCCCGCCTCGACGGCGCCGCCGTCCGCGGAGACAGCCGCCAACTCCCGTTCCGCAGCGCCTCCGTGGACGTCGTGAGCGTGATCTGGCTGCTGCATCTGCTGCCCGACGCGCGCCCCGTCATAGCCGAGGCCGCCCGCGTCCTGCGGCCCGGCGGGGTCCTGGTGACCACCGTCGACAAGGCCGCCGCCCACGACGTGGGCAGTGACATCGACGCTCTCGTGGCCCCCTATCGTGGCCGCCTCCCCTCCGACGCGGCCGCAGAGGTCGCCGCCCACGCCGCCGGCCACGGGCTGCGGCGGAGCGGCGAGGCCCGCTTCCCCGGACACGGCCAGGGCCGCACCCCGAGGCGCCTCGCCGAAGACGTGCGCCGCGGCAGGGTCTACGCGGCCGGGGGCGCCGCGCTCGCCGACCGTCTCGCCGCGCTCCCCGACCCCGAAGTCCGGCGTGCGGACCCACAGTTCACCGTGCACGCCTTCACGCGGCACACCTGACCCGGCACACCTGATCCCGCACACCTGTCTCGGTACACCTGACCCAGTGCACCTGCCTCAGCACACCTGACGCAGCATCAGTGGGCCGCGTCGAGTCGAGCCCGCTGATCCGCCGTCAACTCCAGGTCGACCGCCGCCAGGCTCTCGTCGAGCTGGGCCACCGATGACGCGCCCACCAGGGGGATCACCGGAACCTCGCCGCCGATGAGCCAGGCCAGGACCACCTGGTTCACCGTGGCGCCGGCCTCCTTCGCCACGTCGCGCAGCGCGGCCAGCCGCGCCGGCGTGCCCGGATGGTCGTACTCCGCGCCCAGCGGCTTGTCGCCCCGCACATACGCGCCCGCGAGCAGCGGCGAGTACGCCACGAGCGCGAGCCTCCCGCCCTCGGCCCGTACGTAGCTCAGGAGTTGACCGTCGACCAGGCCCTGGCTGCCGTCCGGCGACAGGTCCGCCGGCAGGTCGGTGCGCGGCCGCAGATAGCTGTGCCGGTACTGCAGCACCTCGTAACCGGGCAGCCCCGCCCGCTCGGCGATCCCCCGCGCCCGCTCCACCTTCCACGCCCAGTGGTTGCTGACCCCGAGCAGTCCGACGCTGCCCTCGGCGACCAGCCCCGCGAACGCCTCGACGGTTTCCAGGAGTTCGACCTTCGGGTCCTCGATGTGCGCGTAGAGCAGGTCGAGCCGCTCCATCCCGAGCCGCTCCTTGCTGCCCTCCACGGCCCGCCGGATCGCACCGGCGGACAGGCCCTCGGGGTTGTCGACGTACCCCGTGCCGGGAGTCAGCGGGCTCGCCCCGAGCTTCGTCGCGACGACGATCTCGCCGCCTACGCCCCGGCTGCGCCGCCACCGCCCGAGCACGCCCTCGCTCTCCCCGCCCCGGCTGCCGGTGTGCCAGAACGCGTAGTTGTCCGACGTGTCGACGAACGTGCCGCCCGCCGCCACGTACCGGTCGAGGATCGCGTACGACGTCTCCTCGTCGGTCAGCGTGCCGAACAGCATCGCGCCGAGACTCAGCACGCTGACCTCGCGGCGGGTGGCCGGATCGGCGCCGATCGTACGGAACTTCATGACGGGTCCCTCCCGTGCCCGGCGCGGATGCCGGGCCACGGGAGGGAGTCTCGGCGTTGAAGCGCACGCGAGGTCAAGGCGTGGCGCAGGGCCGCTTCAGGCGCGACGGGTGAACGCCATCGTCCAGTTCGACAGCCACGTGTCCCCGCCGTCCACCGAGAAGAACTGCTCCCAGTGCGCCGTCGTCGCCGAGATCCCCGACCAGACGAACCGCACCCGGACGTCCTTGCCGTCATGCGTGTCATCCCCTTCGAACACGCCCCGCCCGTCCCCGTCGAAACGGCCGATCACCGGCGGGAACAGGATGCCCGTACGGCTGGACGACCAGTTCAGCGACCACGTACGGGCCGCATGGTCGAAGAGCCGCAGCGTGAGCCCCTTGAAACCTTCCGTGGGGCAGTCCATCTCGTCGATGTTCGCCGCCCCGTCGAACAGGCTCCAGCAGCGGTTCGTCGCCGCGAACTCCTCCCGGCCGCTGTGCGCGTCGAGGAAGTCCGTGCGCCTGCGGTGGACCACGTCCCAGTCGCCGAAGAAGAAGTCGAAGTCGTGCGCGGTGCTCATCAGCGGTCTCCCGTAGTGCCGTCGGTGAGTGAATCGGCCAGATATCCGTCGAGGTCCGGGGCGTCCGGGGCCAGCATGTGCCGCACCCACGCATCGCGTTCGTGCAGCACCGGCGGCAGCTCCCACACACAGCCGATCCACGGCAGGTCGAGGATCACGAACCGCGTCGGATCACTGTCGGGGCAGCCGATCACCGGCCCCCGCCGCCGCACCCCGGAAGTGCAGGACGTTGTCCCACACCCAGCTGTACGCGTTGATGTACGCCCCGTCGTCACCGCCGCGGTGCAGGACGACGAACGTCGCCGGAGGCGTCCCGTCCGGCTCCGGCAGCAGCTCCGGCAGCATCGTGTACGCCGCCTTCTCCACCTCCGGCGCGATCCCCGCCGGATCCGCGCTCACGTGATAGCGCTTGACGCGCCGGCCCGCCACCTCGACGGGCGGCAGCGCCCACAACAGTTTCTCCTCGAAAGCCATGGCTGGAAGGTACGACCGCTTCACTGACATCCTGTGTCAGTGAAGTCCAGCCGACTGGTGTCCATCCTGCTGCTGCTCCAGACCCGCGGCCGGATGACCGCCGCCCAGCTCGCCACCGCACTCGACGTCTCCGTACGCACCGTGTACCGCGACATCGACTCCCTGCACGCAGCGGGCGTACCCCTCTACGGCGACGCCGGGCACGCCGGCGGATACCGGCTCATCGACGGCTACCGCACCCGCCTCACCGGGCTCACCACCGAAGAGGCCGAAGCCCTCTTCCTCGCCGGCGCCCCGGGACCCGCCGCCGAACTCGGCCTCGGCCCCGTACTCGCCGCCGCCCAGCTCAAGGTCCGCGCGGCGCTCCCCGCCGAACTGCGCGCCCACTCCGAACGCATCAGCGCCCGCTTCCACCTCGACGCCCCCGGCTGGTACGCCGACGAGGACGACGTCCCCCACCTCCCGGCCGTCGCCACCGCCGTCTGGAACAGCCGCGTCCTGCACGTCCGCTACCGGCGCTGGCGCGCACCCACAGACGTCGAACGCCGCCTCGAACCGTACGGACTCGTACTGAAGGCGGGCCGCTGGTACGTGATCGCCTCCGCCGGAACGGGAGACCCCCGCACCTACCGCGTCGACCAGATCCTCCAACTCCACCTCGACGACGAGCAGTTCGAGCCGCCGGCGGACTTCGACCTCGCCGCGTACTGGCGCGCCTACCAGGAAGACTTCCAGGGCCGCCTCCACAGCGGCGACGCCGTCGTACGCCTGGCCCCGGGCGCCGCCGACCGCCTCCCGGGCCCCGCCCTGCGCGAAGCGGCGCGCACCACCGCCCGTCCGGAACCCGACGGCTGGACCAGAGCGGTCCTCCCCATCGAGTCCGCCGACCACGCCCACGCCGAGTTCCTGCGCCTCGGCGCCGACATCGAGGTCCTGGAACCCGCCGAGCTGCGCCACCGCATCCGGGCCACGGTCGAAGCCCTCGCCGACCTCTACGGCTGAAGCCTTTGGGGCTTTGGGGCTTTGGGGCATTGAAGGCATTGAAGTCACACACGTGTGCCCCGCCTCCGGATGGAGACGGGGCACACGAAGCTGTACGCGTGGAGCGGTCAGGCCACGTCGAACGTCGCCGGGTCGGGACCCAGGCGACGGTCCTCGTTCAGCGCGCTGATCGCCGCGATGTCCTCGACGTCCAGCTCGAAGTCGAACACGTCGATGTTCTCCACGATCCGCGACGGCGTCACGGACTTGGGGATCACGACATTGCCGAGCTGCACGTGCCAGCGCAGCACGATCTGAGCCGGCGTGCGCCCGTGCTTCTGGGCGATGGCGACGATCGCCGGGACCTCGAGAAGGCCCTTGCCCTGGCCCAGCGGCGACCAGGCCTCGGTGGCGATGCCCTGCTCGGCGTGGAACTCACGCGCGGCGCGCTGCTGGAGGTGCGGGTGCAGCTCGATCTGGTTGACCGCCGGGATGATCGACGTCTCGCCGATGAGGCGCTCCAGGTGCTCCGGAAGGAAATTGGAGACACCGATGGCCTTGGCCCGACCGTCCGCGTGGATCTTCTCGAAGGCCTTGTACGTGTCGACGTAGCTGTCCTTCGAGGGCAGCGGCCAGTGGATCAGATACAGATCGAGGTAGTCGAGGCCCAGCTTGTCGAGGGAGGCGTCGAAGGCGCGCAGCGTCGCGTCGTAGCCCTGGTCGGCGTTCCACAGCTTCGTGGTGACGAAGAGCTTCTCGCGGGCGATGCCGGAGGCGGCGATGGCCTTGCCGGTGCCCTCCTCGTTGCCGTAGATCGCGGCGGTGTCGATGCTGCGGTACCCGGCCTCCAGGGCCGTCGCGACAGCCTTCTCGGCCTCGGCGTCCGGCACCTGCCAGACGCCGAAACCGAGCTGGGGCATCTCGACGCCGTTGTTCAGGATGATCGGGGGGACCTTGCTCACGAGCTCTCGATCCTTCGCGTTGTCGGTTGGTACTCCCATCGTCAACGATCACGACCCGGGACGCATTCCCGTTCACGACGTGTTCACGGGGGCACCCCGGGCTCCGCTCACCCGGCGGAACCCGGGGTGCCCAGGGCTCCGCTCACCCGGCCGAACCGAGATAGGCGTCCCGCACGGCCGGGTCGGCACGAACCGCCGCCGGGGTGCCCTCGGCCAGCACGGTCCCGAGGTCGAGGACGACTATGCGGGAACAGAGGTCCATGACGAAGGCGACGTTGTGCTCGACGAGGAGCACGGCGCAGCCCTGTTGGTCCGACAGATGACGGATGACAGATTTCAGCTGACAGATTTCATCATCTGTCATTCCTGACGCAGGCTCGTCGAGCAGCACCACCCGCGCCCCCTCCACCCCCGCCCGGGCCAGTTCCACCATGCGTGCCTGGCCCACGGGCAGCGCCCCCGCGTACTCCCCGGCCAGCGCGTCGAGGCCGCACGCGCGCAGCATCGTCGACGCCCGCTCGCGGCGCCGGCGCTCGTACGTCCGTCTGGTCGGCGCCGCCAGCAGATCGGCGGCGAGCCCGCCCCCGCCGCCCCGCCACTCCTGCGCCACCAGCAGGTTGTCCGCGACCGTGAGCTGGCCGAAGAGCTGCTGGCGCTGGAACGTGCGGCGCATCCCGTGGCGGGCCCGCCACACGGGGGAGCGGCGCGTGATGTCCTCGCCGTCCAGGAGGACGCGGCCCTCGTCGGGGCGCCGGATCCCGGAGACGGCGTCGAAGAACGTGGTCTTGCCCGCGCCGTTCGGGCCGATGAGGCCGCACACCTCGCCGGCGCGCAGGGTCACGCCGACCCCGTCGAGCGCACGGATCCCGCCGAACCGGACGCCGATCCCGGACGCTTCGAGCACGGGCCCCCCGGTGGTCCCGCTCATGGCCGCACCGCCCCTTCCTCTTCTTCTTCCGCTTTCTGCGCCGTGCCCGGTCCGCTCGCGGCGAGCCCCAGGTAGGCCTCGGTGAGCCGGTCGGCCCGCACCTCGGCGCGCGGGCCGCACCACGAGACGCGGCCCCGGTCGAGATAGGCGACGGTGTCGGCGACGCCGAGGATCTCGGTGGCCTTCTCCTCGACGAGGAGCAACCCCGTTCCGGCGTCGCGGAGTTCGGTGAGCAGCCGGAACACGTCCTCGACGATGCGTGGCGCGAGACCGAGGGACGGCTCGTCGGCGATGAGGACCCGGGGCGGCTCCTGGAGGAGCGGGGCGAGGGCGAGCAGCTGCTGTTCACCGCCGGAGAGTGCGCCCGCGGTGACGTTGCGGCGGGCGGCGAGCCCGGCGAAGCGCTCGTACACGGCCTCGCGCGCGTGCTTGTCGGGGAGGTGCAGGGTGAGGTTCTCGTCGATGGTGAGGGCGGGGAAGATGCCGCGCCCTTCGGGGGCGAGGAGCACGCCGGCCCGCGCCCGGCGGACGGGGCCCTCGCGTGTGACGTCCCGCCCGGCGACGTACACCTGCCCCCGCAGGGGTGTGAGAAGTCCGGCGGCGGTACGGCACGTCGTGGACTTCCCGGCGCCGTTGGGGCCGAGGAGGGCGACGATCTCGCCGGGGCGGACCGTGATGCCGACGCCGTGCAGGACCGGCGCGCCGTCGTATCCGGCGTGCAGGCCGCGCAGTTCGAGGGCCGGTGGGGCGCCGCTTTCTTGAGGGGGAGCGGGCAGCGGACCTGTCGCTTCGGACGGACCGATGCCCGTCGCCCCCGTCTTCGTGCTCCTGCGCCTGTGCCGTCGTACGGAGATCGCCGCGCAGTACCCGTCCGGGTCGTTGGCGAGCGCGAGGCCCGCCAGGCCGAACAGGACGACCGGCAGATGGACGGAGTCCGTGACGTAGTCCGATACGAGGTGCGGCACGATCGCGTAGACGAGGCCCGCGACGACCGCGAACTGCGGGCGCCGTACGCCTGCCGCGACGACCACCGCGAGCCAGATCAGGCCCGTCATCGCGGTGAAGTCGGTGGCGGTGATCCGGGTGTTGTACGACGCGTACATCACGCCTCCGAAGCCCGCGAGGCCGGCCGAGAGGGTGAAGAGGAGAAGTTTGGTGCGGATGACGGAGACGCCGGAGGCCATCGCGGCGGCGGGGGCCGAGCGCACGGCGAGCATCGCGCGGCCCGAAGGGGAGTTGCGCAGTGCGCCGAGGGCGGCCACGGCGGCCGCGCACAGGACGACCATGGCGACGCCCATCGCCCGGTCGTCGCTCAGGTCGACCGGTCCGAAGACGGGGCGCGGGATCTCCCAGCCGGTGTCGCCGTTCCTCAACCAGCCCATCTGGAAGAGGACTTGGTCGGCGAGGAAGGCGAGGGCGAGCGTGGCGAGGGCGAGGGTGCGGCCGCCGAGGCGCAGCGCGGGCAGTGCCACGAGCGCTCCGAGGACGGCCGCGACACAGGTGCCCACGAGGGCCGCCGCGATGAACGGCCAGCCGTGGCTCATCAGGAGCCCGGCCACGAGCGCCGCGCCGGTGACGAAGGTGGCCTGCGCGAGGGACACCATCGCGCCGAGCCCCGTCACGACGGTGAAGGAGACGAAGACGAGCGAGAGGGCGAGGCCCTGGGCGAGGATGCCGCTCCAGAACGGGGTCGTCACCGTGTAGAAGGCGGCGGCGAGCAGCACGGCGGCCACCG
This window contains:
- a CDS encoding amino acid permease; this encodes MPHTGTVTKPAPAPQHEELPSKHARRFGLPVATALVMGNIIGGGIFLLPASVAPYGTISLVAFGVLTVGAIALALVFGRLARRHPQTGGPYVYAREAFGDFAGFLASWSYWITTWVSNAALAVAAVGYLDVLLPIHGSRLWTIVAALTVQWLPALANLAGTRYVGAVQLVSTVLKFAPLLLVAVGGLFFFHADNLGPFRAGGDSSLGAVSASAAILLFSYLGVESASVSAGEVRDPERNVGRATVLGTGLAALLYLLCTVAVFGTVAHDRLVDSSAPLSDSVNAMFGGTWGGTAVAIAAIVSMLGALNGWTLLSAQTPYAAAKDGLFPAVFTKKKRGTPTVGVLVAVILASLLTVYNYTAGSAGVFETLVLVTTFTATVPYLLATAAQIYFLLSGQGHRVSGPRLARDMVLALAAFGFSLWLVGGAGYAAVYQGVLFLFAGVLVYAWMAARKKRVAGDTTD
- a CDS encoding aldo/keto reductase, with translation MKFRTIGADPATRREVSVLSLGAMLFGTLTDEETSYAILDRYVAAGGTFVDTSDNYAFWHTGSRGGESEGVLGRWRRSRGVGGEIVVATKLGASPLTPGTGYVDNPEGLSAGAIRRAVEGSKERLGMERLDLLYAHIEDPKVELLETVEAFAGLVAEGSVGLLGVSNHWAWKVERARGIAERAGLPGYEVLQYRHSYLRPRTDLPADLSPDGSQGLVDGQLLSYVRAEGGRLALVAYSPLLAGAYVRGDKPLGAEYDHPGTPARLAALRDVAKEAGATVNQVVLAWLIGGEVPVIPLVGASSVAQLDESLAAVDLELTADQRARLDAAH
- a CDS encoding OsmC family peroxiredoxin, with amino-acid sequence MATTRSAHTVWEGDLLKGSGVVTFDSSGIGRQAVSWPSRAEQANGKTSPEELIAAAHSSCFSMALSNGLTTGGNPPTKLVTSADVTFQPGEGITGIHLTVEGTVPGLDEAGFAAAAEDAKKNCPVSQALTGTTITLTAKLV
- a CDS encoding helix-turn-helix domain-containing protein, whose protein sequence is MSTATRARQSGIGPLLREWRERRRVSQLELALRADSSARHLSFVETGRSRPSEELVLRLAEHLDVPVRERNALLLAAGYAPRFAETPLDDPSMGALREGLDRLLHGYEPYPALVVDATYTVVAANRGIAMLMEGIPESLLTPPLNAMRLTLHPEGLAPRIRNLREWRGHLLAQMERQIALDRSEALRAVYDEVKAYPVADRDRDGGDNHGESGGAVPYFALPMVIEHDGQVLSFVSSISTFNTPMDVTVAELAIETFLPADPATVKYLRSLTP
- a CDS encoding ABC transporter ATP-binding protein, translating into MSGTTGGPVLEASGIGVRFGGIRALDGVGVTLRAGEVCGLIGPNGAGKTTFFDAVSGIRRPDEGRVLLDGEDITRRSPVWRARHGMRRTFQRQQLFGQLTVADNLLVAQEWRGGGGGLAADLLAAPTRRTYERRRRERASTMLRACGLDALAGEYAGALPVGQARMVELARAGVEGARVVLLDEPASGMTDDEICQLKSVIRHLSDQQGCAVLLVEHNVAFVMDLCSRIVVLDLGTVLAEGTPAAVRADPAVRDAYLGSAG
- a CDS encoding aldo/keto reductase, encoding MPQLGFGVWQVPDAEAEKAVATALEAGYRSIDTAAIYGNEEGTGKAIAASGIAREKLFVTTKLWNADQGYDATLRAFDASLDKLGLDYLDLYLIHWPLPSKDSYVDTYKAFEKIHADGRAKAIGVSNFLPEHLERLIGETSIIPAVNQIELHPHLQQRAAREFHAEQGIATEAWSPLGQGKGLLEVPAIVAIAQKHGRTPAQIVLRWHVQLGNVVIPKSVTPSRIVENIDVFDFELDVEDIAAISALNEDRRLGPDPATFDVA
- a CDS encoding helix-turn-helix domain-containing protein, producing the protein MSERRPAPTVGQVVLGRRLRELRESAGLNRDEAARALRVTGATIRRMETAEVALKIPYVQMLLELYGVPEPEAEAFVGLAEEANLPGWWQRFHDILPDWFSLYVSLESAAGLIRSYEPHFVPGLLQTEEYARAVLDAGTVGRTQPGDLERHVTLRMARQALLTREDAPHLWVVMDETVLRRPPGGPKVLRKQLDRLIEAAEMPQVTLQIAEFAAGPHPGTFGPFTLFRFPVRELPDMVFSEYVTGALYLDGRAEVGTHLEVLDHIAAQAASAERTVELLRKERDAL
- a CDS encoding 4a-hydroxytetrahydrobiopterin dehydratase encodes the protein MPVEPLSQKEIEDRLAELPGWSVADDSLTRTYRLANHFAATALVVHIAQIQDELDHHSDLTLGYNTVEFSVNTHSVGGLLTHLDFGLAQRVQEIAPTHGAS
- a CDS encoding helix-turn-helix transcriptional regulator; the protein is MKSSRLVSILLLLQTRGRMTAAQLATALDVSVRTVYRDIDSLHAAGVPLYGDAGHAGGYRLIDGYRTRLTGLTTEEAEALFLAGAPGPAAELGLGPVLAAAQLKVRAALPAELRAHSERISARFHLDAPGWYADEDDVPHLPAVATAVWNSRVLHVRYRRWRAPTDVERRLEPYGLVLKAGRWYVIASAGTGDPRTYRVDQILQLHLDDEQFEPPADFDLAAYWRAYQEDFQGRLHSGDAVVRLAPGAADRLPGPALREAARTTARPEPDGWTRAVLPIESADHAHAEFLRLGADIEVLEPAELRHRIRATVEALADLYG
- a CDS encoding class I SAM-dependent methyltransferase — protein: MLDYDKEAAVYDATRGGIPRARSAAEAVLGLVPPTARTLLDLACGTGLVTMRLTRPGLRPVGIDLAPGMLRAAAPRLDGAAVRGDSRQLPFRSASVDVVSVIWLLHLLPDARPVIAEAARVLRPGGVLVTTVDKAAAHDVGSDIDALVAPYRGRLPSDAAAEVAAHAAGHGLRRSGEARFPGHGQGRTPRRLAEDVRRGRVYAAGGAALADRLAALPDPEVRRADPQFTVHAFTRHT